From Deltaproteobacteria bacterium:
GCTGAAGGCCTCCTCCGTGCTGCCCCATTTGCTGAAACGATCCTCGAACTCGGCCTTTTTCTCATCCTGGGCCGCGGCGATGACTTCGTTGGTCATGGAGTCCAGGGCCATGACTTCGACCTTGGT
This genomic window contains:
- a CDS encoding DUF3313 family protein, with the translated sequence TKVEVMALDSMTNEVIAAAQDEKKAEFEDRFSKWGSTEEAFSYWAERIKHLLDLVHGKK